The following coding sequences lie in one Deltaproteobacteria bacterium genomic window:
- a CDS encoding prepilin-type N-terminal cleavage/methylation domain-containing protein, with the protein MRRILKTPIDRKRGGYSFIEIMMVLLIASIVFVGWYRTMSWTRHRAMLAVFMSDIRQVKIAAGRFQTDVGAYPPDVNRGIDPGMIDKFGWQTGGHSAKWNTLDLSGWKGPYLAEWKTWKRNPWGGLYDWDNYEPGYNYMGITGGAVYLTLKPSTWGGQDGLPKPMYEDMLEDLGLDTSSWEYVVAVRMGHYPSTNQNLGGAH; encoded by the coding sequence ATGCGAAGGATCCTAAAAACACCGATCGACCGCAAACGTGGCGGCTATTCGTTCATCGAGATCATGATGGTGCTCCTGATCGCGAGCATTGTCTTCGTCGGCTGGTATCGCACCATGTCGTGGACGCGTCACCGCGCCATGCTGGCCGTCTTCATGTCCGACATCCGGCAGGTCAAGATCGCGGCGGGGCGTTTCCAAACCGACGTCGGCGCTTACCCGCCCGACGTCAACCGCGGCATCGACCCCGGCATGATCGACAAGTTCGGCTGGCAGACCGGCGGCCACTCTGCCAAGTGGAATACCCTGGATCTGAGCGGTTGGAAGGGACCATATTTGGCCGAATGGAAAACGTGGAAGCGCAACCCCTGGGGAGGGCTCTACGACTGGGACAACTACGAACCCGGCTACAACTACATGGGCATCACGGGTGGTGCGGTCTATCTGACGCTCAAGCCCAGCACCTGGGGCGGTCAGGACGGTTTGCCCAAACCCATGTACGAGGACATGCTGGAAGACTTGGGACTCGACACGAGTTCCTGGGAGTACGTCGTCGCGGTCCGAATGGGCCACTACCCCAGCACCAACCAAAACCTGGGCGGCGCCCACTAG